The following coding sequences are from one Streptomyces sp. V3I7 window:
- a CDS encoding asparagine synthase-related protein has protein sequence MRWLVGWSSASVGAARAGSAGYVGHAAGHDGETVHPVGSQLLWGDPDPLWAVGDWRPDEVRVVKADAQNRIAVLGTCGASDEELRLGLVTARGGALRHLTAWPGSYTAIVQVGRRITVCGDLAGARPVFYTPWAGGTAYATAALPLADLIEASLDFGHLAALLAAPDVPAALHDSTPYDGVRRIPPGHALVLRAGAREIAGYEPVASLAVAAATADPDRAVEAVRDALVEAVRTRLAAPRHVPGTDLDPGPVPGMGPAERRAARGMPVPGIGADLSGGPASGTLALLAAGLPGMPGTVLGHGTGAGERLLAVTFNDLAVGGREAELERAGALAANPRLHHVVVTGGEDVLPYAELDGPLTDEPGPSLVAAARHRVRLAAGSADHFTGYGARQVLDAHPARLADLLMDRQRRHLVRPVAALARADGSVLVPARVYGAARRLARTPYRAGLESLAERLLHRRFDEPGGAAGASLAALAWARPGPAARWLTGEALAEVSVLLQGAVHRAGAGTVQRPGDYRARAALARHAADLRVLEQAAEVRSQRLHAPFLDNQVVRACRALPEALRIQPGARGAILRTVLRGAGISDLPPGWGTPSHASSAAAARTGLRVGVDPLISLFATPLLAEAGLVEARVVRKALRAAAEGAPLPLDGLADLVSLELWLRRLLARRGTCWSGTPARARAVPAGIAPRRGALASG, from the coding sequence ATGCGGTGGTTGGTGGGGTGGAGCAGCGCCTCCGTCGGTGCCGCGCGGGCCGGGTCCGCCGGATACGTCGGCCACGCGGCCGGACACGACGGCGAGACCGTGCACCCCGTCGGCTCCCAACTCCTGTGGGGCGACCCCGATCCGCTCTGGGCGGTCGGTGACTGGCGGCCCGACGAGGTCCGCGTGGTGAAGGCCGACGCGCAGAACCGGATCGCCGTACTGGGCACCTGCGGCGCCTCCGACGAGGAGCTGCGGCTCGGCCTGGTCACCGCGCGCGGAGGGGCACTTCGGCATCTGACCGCCTGGCCGGGCAGCTACACGGCCATCGTCCAGGTGGGCCGCCGGATCACCGTCTGCGGCGATCTCGCGGGCGCCCGCCCGGTGTTCTACACCCCCTGGGCCGGCGGCACCGCCTACGCCACGGCCGCGCTCCCGCTCGCCGACCTCATCGAGGCCAGCCTCGACTTCGGCCACCTCGCGGCCCTGCTCGCCGCCCCCGACGTACCGGCCGCACTGCACGACTCCACCCCGTACGACGGCGTACGCAGGATCCCGCCCGGGCACGCGCTGGTGCTGCGCGCCGGAGCGCGCGAGATCGCCGGGTACGAGCCGGTCGCCTCCCTCGCGGTGGCGGCCGCCACGGCCGACCCCGACCGCGCCGTGGAGGCCGTGCGCGACGCGCTCGTGGAGGCGGTACGCACCCGCCTCGCCGCGCCCCGGCACGTCCCCGGCACCGACCTGGACCCCGGCCCGGTGCCCGGCATGGGCCCCGCCGAACGCCGCGCCGCGCGCGGGATGCCCGTCCCGGGGATCGGCGCCGACCTCTCCGGCGGCCCCGCCTCGGGCACGCTGGCCCTGCTGGCCGCGGGCCTGCCCGGCATGCCGGGCACCGTCCTCGGCCACGGCACGGGCGCGGGCGAGCGCCTGCTCGCGGTCACCTTCAACGACCTGGCCGTCGGCGGCCGCGAGGCCGAACTGGAGCGGGCGGGCGCGCTCGCGGCCAACCCCCGCCTGCACCATGTGGTGGTGACCGGCGGCGAGGACGTGCTGCCGTACGCCGAACTGGACGGCCCGCTCACGGACGAGCCCGGGCCCTCGCTCGTCGCCGCGGCACGCCACCGCGTGCGGCTCGCCGCGGGCAGCGCGGACCACTTCACGGGGTACGGCGCCCGGCAGGTCCTGGACGCCCACCCCGCCCGCCTCGCGGACCTGCTGATGGACCGCCAGCGCCGCCATCTGGTGCGCCCGGTCGCCGCCCTGGCCCGCGCCGACGGCTCGGTGCTGGTCCCCGCGCGCGTGTACGGCGCGGCACGGCGGCTCGCGCGCACGCCCTACCGGGCCGGTCTGGAGTCGCTCGCCGAACGCCTGCTGCACCGCCGCTTCGACGAGCCCGGCGGGGCGGCGGGCGCCTCCCTCGCCGCGCTCGCCTGGGCGAGACCGGGGCCTGCGGCCCGCTGGCTGACGGGGGAGGCACTGGCCGAAGTATCGGTTCTGCTGCAAGGGGCCGTGCACCGCGCCGGTGCGGGCACCGTCCAGCGCCCCGGCGACTACCGCGCGCGGGCCGCGCTGGCCCGGCACGCCGCCGATCTGCGCGTGCTGGAACAGGCCGCCGAAGTCCGCTCCCAGCGGCTGCACGCGCCCTTCCTCGACAACCAGGTCGTACGCGCCTGCCGCGCCCTGCCCGAGGCCCTGCGCATCCAGCCCGGCGCCCGCGGCGCCATCCTGCGCACGGTCCTGAGAGGCGCCGGCATCAGCGACCTCCCGCCCGGCTGGGGCACCCCCTCCCACGCCTCGTCGGCCGCCGCCGCCCGCACGGGTCTGCGCGTCGGCGTCGACCCGCTCATCTCCCTCTTCGCCACCCCCCTGCTGGCCGAGGCCGGCCTGGTCGAGGCCCGCGTGGTCCGCAAGGCCCTGCGCGCCGCGGCCGAGGGGGCGCCGCTGCCCCTGGACGGCCTCGCCGACCTGGTCTCCCTGGAGCTCTGGCTGCGCCGGCTGCTCGCCCGCCGGGGCACCTGCTGGAGCGGCACCCCGGCCCGCGCGCGGGCGGTGCCCGCCGGCATCGCACCCCGAAGGGGAGCGCTGGCCTCCGGCTGA
- a CDS encoding MFS transporter, with protein MSREQRGPNEKLGAVLALAGISNAGLARRVNDLGAQRGLTLRYDKTSVARWVSKGMVPQGAAPHLIAAAIGQKLGRPVPLHEIGLADADPAPEVGLAFPRDVGQAVRSATELYRLDLAGRRAGSGGIWQSLAGSFAVSAYATPASRWLITPADTSVARDANPSESSGAPLKVGHSDVQKLREAAEDARRWDSKYGGGDWRSSMVPECLRVEAAPLLLGSYSDEVGRALFGASAELTRLAGWMAFDTGQQEAAQRYYIQALRLARAAADVPLGGYVLASMSLQATYRGFGDEGVDLAQAALERNRGLATARTMSFFRLVEARAHARAGDAQAAGGALRASEGWLERARDGDHDPSWLGFYSYDRFAADAAECYRDLKAPRQVRRFTEQALSKPTEEYVRSHGLRLVVSAVAELESGNLDAACEQGVRAVEVAGRISSARTTEYVKDLLHRLEPYGDEPQVVELRERARPLLVAPA; from the coding sequence ATGTCCAGGGAGCAACGCGGGCCGAACGAGAAGCTCGGCGCCGTTCTCGCCCTCGCGGGAATCAGCAACGCGGGCCTCGCGCGGCGCGTCAACGACCTCGGCGCACAACGCGGGTTGACGCTCCGCTACGACAAGACCTCGGTGGCGCGCTGGGTGTCGAAGGGCATGGTGCCGCAGGGTGCCGCGCCCCATCTCATCGCCGCCGCGATCGGTCAGAAGCTCGGCCGCCCGGTGCCGCTCCACGAGATCGGCCTGGCGGACGCCGATCCCGCGCCCGAGGTCGGCCTGGCCTTCCCCAGAGACGTGGGACAGGCGGTGCGCTCGGCCACCGAGCTGTACCGTCTCGACCTCGCCGGACGCCGGGCCGGCTCCGGCGGCATCTGGCAGTCGCTCGCCGGATCCTTCGCGGTGAGCGCCTACGCGACACCCGCCTCACGCTGGCTGATAACCCCCGCCGACACGTCGGTCGCCCGGGACGCGAACCCCTCCGAGAGTTCCGGCGCACCGCTCAAAGTCGGCCACAGCGATGTGCAGAAGCTGCGGGAGGCCGCCGAGGACGCGCGCCGGTGGGACTCCAAGTACGGCGGGGGCGACTGGCGTTCGTCGATGGTCCCCGAGTGTTTACGCGTGGAGGCGGCCCCGCTGCTGCTCGGCTCGTACTCCGACGAGGTCGGCCGCGCCCTGTTCGGGGCCAGCGCCGAACTCACCCGGCTCGCGGGCTGGATGGCCTTCGACACCGGCCAGCAGGAGGCCGCGCAGCGCTACTACATCCAGGCGCTGCGCCTCGCGCGCGCGGCGGCGGACGTCCCGCTGGGCGGCTATGTGCTGGCGTCCATGTCGCTCCAGGCGACGTACCGCGGCTTCGGCGACGAGGGCGTCGACCTCGCGCAGGCCGCCCTGGAGCGCAACCGGGGCCTGGCCACCGCCCGCACCATGAGCTTCTTCCGCCTCGTCGAGGCACGCGCGCACGCGCGCGCCGGTGACGCGCAGGCGGCCGGCGGGGCGCTGCGCGCGTCCGAGGGCTGGCTGGAGCGCGCCCGTGACGGCGACCACGACCCGTCCTGGCTCGGCTTCTACTCCTACGACCGCTTCGCCGCCGACGCCGCGGAGTGCTACCGCGACCTGAAGGCACCGCGCCAGGTCCGCCGCTTCACCGAGCAGGCGCTGTCGAAGCCGACGGAGGAGTACGTGCGCTCGCACGGGCTGCGCCTGGTCGTCTCGGCGGTCGCCGAGCTGGAGTCGGGCAACCTGGACGCGGCGTGCGAGCAGGGCGTGCGGGCCGTGGAGGTCGCCGGGCGGATCTCGTCGGCGCGGACGACGGAGTACGTCAAGGACCTGCTGCACCGGCTGGAGCCGTACGGCGACGAGCCACAGGTGGTGGAGCTGCGCGAGCGGGCCCGGCCCCTGCTGGTCGCCCCGGCGTAA
- a CDS encoding sigma-70 family RNA polymerase sigma factor — protein sequence MSVDGWDESFGDGDGEAGELTSPQVPSQGGRPDVPDAADAVEGGVPAQREGSVLPPPHDVPPGDSQLIERMRAGEDSAYEELYRRHADAVRRYARTCCRDAHTADDLTAEVFARMLQAVRGGSGPEHAVRAYLLTSVRRVAASWTKSARREQLVDDFAVFATQAARSSEVSDDDTLELGADVRAMHEAEQSMAMQAFRSLPERWQAVLWHTEVEDESPSEVATLFGLDANGTRVLASRAREGLKQAYLQAHVSAALAGDEECARYADQLGTYARRKLRIRAERGLRKHLEECARCRLAAAQIEEVASGIPAVVPVAVVGWFGVAGYAKALGIVAGGAGVGAAGAAAAASGGSSGGAAGGGAASEGLGAPVKAGIAAGVVAVAAAALALALVNDSHPVKEAAKPSPPPPAVQAEPPAPAPPSKQPAPPPPPPAPVVAKPAPKPSPTPPPKPKPKPTPKPSPTPKPAPPKPTPTPPPAPTTAPPPAVYKWSELKYNLAGDGSEPEMRLGESSWVWQRSSVSIGGRQYAHGVTVHGESSVTIDLNRTCTAYDAMAGVDDATMGLGKVNFSVFADGVPMWNSGMVKGGDAAVPVHVNLTGRKTVRLVVEPHNAFDSVALADWAQSKFTCQ from the coding sequence ATGAGCGTTGACGGGTGGGACGAGTCCTTCGGTGACGGGGACGGCGAGGCCGGGGAACTCACCTCGCCGCAGGTGCCGAGCCAGGGTGGCCGGCCGGACGTACCGGATGCCGCTGATGCGGTCGAGGGCGGGGTTCCCGCTCAGCGCGAGGGCAGTGTCCTGCCTCCGCCGCACGATGTGCCGCCCGGCGACAGCCAGTTGATCGAGCGGATGCGCGCGGGCGAGGACAGCGCGTACGAGGAGCTGTACCGGCGCCACGCCGACGCCGTGCGCCGGTACGCGCGCACCTGCTGCCGGGACGCCCACACCGCCGACGACCTCACCGCCGAGGTCTTCGCCCGCATGCTCCAGGCGGTGCGCGGCGGTTCGGGACCCGAGCACGCCGTACGCGCCTATCTGCTCACCTCCGTCCGGCGGGTCGCCGCGAGCTGGACCAAGTCGGCCCGGCGCGAGCAACTGGTCGACGACTTCGCGGTGTTCGCCACGCAGGCCGCGCGTTCCTCCGAGGTGTCCGACGACGACACCCTCGAGCTGGGCGCCGATGTGCGGGCCATGCACGAGGCCGAGCAGTCCATGGCGATGCAGGCGTTCCGCTCGCTGCCCGAGCGCTGGCAGGCGGTGCTGTGGCACACCGAGGTGGAGGACGAGTCGCCGAGCGAGGTGGCCACCCTCTTCGGTCTCGACGCCAACGGCACGCGCGTGCTGGCCAGCCGGGCCCGCGAGGGCCTCAAACAGGCCTATCTCCAGGCGCACGTCAGCGCCGCGCTCGCCGGTGACGAGGAGTGCGCGCGCTACGCCGACCAGCTCGGCACGTACGCGCGCCGCAAGCTGCGCATCCGCGCCGAACGGGGGCTGCGCAAGCACCTGGAGGAGTGCGCCCGGTGCCGGCTGGCGGCCGCCCAGATCGAGGAGGTCGCGAGCGGCATCCCCGCCGTCGTCCCGGTCGCGGTGGTCGGCTGGTTCGGCGTCGCCGGGTACGCCAAGGCGCTCGGGATCGTCGCCGGTGGTGCCGGAGTGGGCGCCGCAGGTGCTGCGGCCGCGGCGAGCGGCGGCTCGTCCGGCGGGGCCGCGGGCGGCGGTGCCGCCTCGGAGGGGCTGGGCGCGCCGGTGAAGGCCGGTATCGCGGCAGGCGTGGTCGCGGTGGCGGCCGCCGCGCTGGCGCTCGCCCTGGTGAACGACAGCCACCCGGTCAAGGAGGCAGCCAAGCCGTCCCCGCCCCCGCCCGCCGTGCAGGCGGAGCCGCCGGCGCCCGCGCCCCCGTCGAAGCAGCCGGCGCCCCCGCCGCCGCCCCCGGCGCCGGTGGTCGCCAAGCCGGCTCCGAAGCCGTCGCCCACCCCGCCGCCGAAGCCGAAGCCGAAACCCACTCCGAAGCCGTCACCCACCCCGAAGCCGGCACCGCCGAAGCCCACGCCCACGCCGCCGCCGGCCCCGACGACGGCTCCCCCGCCCGCCGTCTACAAGTGGAGCGAGCTGAAATACAACCTGGCCGGGGACGGCAGCGAGCCGGAGATGCGGCTCGGTGAGAGCAGCTGGGTGTGGCAGCGCTCCAGCGTGTCCATCGGCGGCCGGCAGTACGCGCACGGGGTGACCGTCCACGGCGAGTCGTCGGTCACGATCGACCTCAACCGCACGTGCACCGCGTACGACGCGATGGCCGGTGTCGACGACGCGACCATGGGGCTCGGCAAGGTGAACTTCTCCGTCTTCGCGGACGGCGTCCCGATGTGGAACTCGGGCATGGTCAAGGGCGGGGACGCGGCCGTCCCGGTCCATGTGAACCTGACCGGGCGCAAGACGGTGCGTCTGGTGGTGGAGCCGCACAACGCCTTCGACTCCGTGGCTCTCGCGGACTGGGCGCAGTCCAAGTTCACCTGTCAGTAG
- a CDS encoding TetR/AcrR family transcriptional regulator, which yields MHIQDTQWSSASVVAPGGAAASGRTEGSRTAPLRVDAQRNLEHVLRAAREVFGELGYGAPMEDVARRARVGVGTVYRRFPSKDVLVRRIAAEETARLTEQARAALGQEDEPWSALSRFLRTSVASGAGRLLPPQVLRVGVADEGGGAVADEARVPQQRTQPGGGELRLVPEEPVAVADDDTGAAALLDVVGRLVARAHAAGALRSDVSVSDVLLVIATGAPSLPDAAQQAAASARLLDILLAGLRSRPA from the coding sequence ATGCATATTCAGGACACGCAGTGGTCATCGGCCTCCGTGGTCGCGCCCGGGGGTGCGGCGGCGAGCGGCCGGACGGAGGGCTCGCGTACGGCGCCGCTGCGGGTGGACGCCCAGCGCAATCTGGAGCACGTGCTGCGCGCGGCCCGCGAGGTCTTCGGTGAACTCGGGTACGGCGCGCCGATGGAGGACGTGGCGCGGCGTGCGCGGGTCGGTGTCGGCACGGTGTACCGGCGCTTCCCGAGCAAGGACGTCCTGGTCCGCCGGATAGCCGCGGAGGAGACCGCGCGGCTGACCGAGCAGGCGCGTGCGGCGCTCGGCCAGGAGGACGAGCCGTGGTCGGCGCTGTCGCGCTTCCTGCGGACGTCGGTGGCCTCGGGTGCCGGGCGGCTGCTGCCGCCGCAGGTGCTGCGGGTCGGCGTCGCGGACGAGGGCGGGGGCGCCGTGGCCGACGAGGCGCGGGTGCCGCAGCAGCGGACGCAGCCGGGCGGCGGTGAACTGCGGCTGGTTCCGGAGGAGCCGGTGGCCGTGGCGGACGACGACACGGGGGCGGCGGCGCTGCTCGACGTGGTGGGCCGGCTCGTGGCGCGGGCGCACGCGGCGGGCGCGCTGCGGTCCGACGTGTCGGTGTCGGACGTCCTGCTGGTGATCGCCACGGGGGCGCCCTCGCTGCCGGACGCGGCCCAGCAGGCGGCGGCCTCGGCTCGGCTGCTGGACATCCTGCTGGCGGGGCTGCGTTCCCGGCCGGCGTGA
- the lhgO gene encoding L-2-hydroxyglutarate oxidase has product MPEVAYDCDVLVVGGGIVGLATAYAITRAAPGTAVTVLEKEPGPARHQTGRNSGVIHSGIYYRPGSLKARYAVRGAAEMVKFCAEYGVAHAVTGKLIVATDRAELPRLHALVQRGRENGIPVRELGPAQIMEHEPLVRGLAAIHVGTTGVCDFTSVARTLAHASGAEIRYGSRVVRVDRRPERGVAVLTSGGDVVRARVMVNCAGLYCDEVARLTGDDPGVRIVPFRGEYYELARPELVRGLVYPVPDPAFPFLGVHLTKGIDGGVHVGPNAVPALAREGYGWSVVRPRELAGTLAWPGARALARRHWRYGAGELRRSVSKPAFVDAVRRLLPAVESRDLVRAAPGVRAQAVLRDGTLVDDFLIHEAPRAVHVLNAPSPAATASLPIGREVARRALAMLGEL; this is encoded by the coding sequence GTGCCCGAGGTTGCGTACGACTGTGACGTGCTGGTGGTCGGCGGTGGGATCGTCGGTCTGGCGACGGCGTATGCGATCACGCGCGCCGCGCCGGGCACGGCGGTGACGGTCCTGGAGAAGGAGCCCGGTCCCGCCCGGCACCAGACGGGACGCAACAGCGGCGTCATCCACAGCGGGATCTACTACCGGCCCGGTTCCCTGAAGGCGCGGTACGCGGTGCGGGGCGCCGCGGAGATGGTGAAGTTCTGCGCCGAGTACGGCGTCGCCCACGCCGTCACCGGCAAGCTGATCGTCGCCACGGACCGCGCGGAGCTGCCCCGGCTGCACGCCCTGGTGCAGCGCGGCCGGGAGAACGGGATCCCGGTGCGGGAGCTGGGCCCCGCGCAGATCATGGAGCACGAGCCGCTGGTCCGCGGGCTCGCGGCGATCCACGTCGGGACGACGGGCGTGTGCGACTTCACCAGCGTCGCCCGGACGCTGGCCCACGCGTCCGGCGCCGAGATCCGGTACGGCTCGCGGGTCGTGCGCGTGGACCGGCGCCCGGAGCGCGGGGTCGCCGTGCTCACCTCGGGCGGCGACGTCGTACGGGCGCGGGTGATGGTGAACTGCGCCGGCCTGTACTGCGACGAGGTGGCCCGGCTGACCGGGGACGACCCCGGGGTGCGGATCGTGCCGTTCCGCGGGGAGTACTACGAACTGGCCCGGCCCGAGCTGGTGCGGGGCCTGGTGTATCCAGTGCCTGACCCGGCGTTCCCCTTCCTCGGGGTCCATCTGACGAAGGGCATCGACGGCGGCGTCCACGTCGGCCCGAACGCGGTCCCCGCGCTGGCCCGCGAGGGGTACGGCTGGAGCGTCGTACGCCCCCGGGAGCTGGCCGGGACGCTGGCGTGGCCCGGCGCGCGGGCGCTGGCCCGCCGGCACTGGCGCTACGGCGCGGGCGAGCTGCGCCGGTCGGTGTCGAAACCGGCGTTCGTGGACGCGGTGCGCCGACTGCTGCCGGCGGTGGAGAGCCGCGACCTGGTGCGCGCGGCCCCGGGCGTACGGGCCCAGGCGGTACTGCGCGACGGCACCCTGGTGGACGACTTCCTGATCCACGAGGCGCCCCGCGCCGTCCACGTGCTGAACGCGCCGTCCCCGGCGGCCACGGCCTCCCTGCCGATCGGGCGGGAGGTGGCGCGCCGGGCGCTGGCGATGCTGGGGGAGCTGTGA
- a CDS encoding SpoIIE family protein phosphatase, whose amino-acid sequence MNFTRWSARLPGTQRRAAARTEHAVPSDRRGEGSVPAARVERRTDGSTTGTAVDELPAREVLDRVPALVALLHGPDHRVTYVNDAYVAAFGTRALGEPARDALPELAELGLMPLLDQVLRSGRSRTLKSRKALDGRSYTFTCTPVGEDGDAGVLVFAADVTDHAEAAERLRASERRQRETAVTLQRSLLPQELEQPDDLRIAATYQPGGTEAAVGGDWYDVITLGGGRTALVIGDVMGRGVRAAAVMGQLRTAVRAYARLDLPPHEVLQLLDGLATEIDANQIATCVYAVHDPNEGRLMYASAGHLPILVRDESGTVLRADEPTGPPLGTGDWMHASGSVPLTPGSTAVLYTDGLVERRNEDLDEGIASLERALAGATGTPQVVCDRLVRSAGVTADHDDDVAVLVLQHPAHKGADGELFRNAALELLGGVEAAPRARAFASGVLTSWRFPVELHDLGVLAASELVANSLQHGTPPMRLRLRRTDRRLIIEVTDGDEHLPRRRSAEPGDEAGRGIAIVATIASSWGSRRTPEGGKAVWCEFALPRTT is encoded by the coding sequence GTGAACTTCACGCGCTGGAGCGCCCGGCTCCCCGGAACGCAGCGCCGCGCCGCAGCGCGGACCGAGCACGCCGTCCCCTCGGACCGGCGGGGGGAAGGCTCCGTGCCCGCGGCCCGCGTCGAACGGCGGACGGACGGGTCAACGACCGGGACCGCGGTCGACGAGCTGCCCGCGCGCGAGGTCCTCGACCGCGTCCCGGCCCTCGTCGCCCTGCTGCACGGCCCCGACCACCGCGTCACGTACGTCAACGACGCCTATGTCGCCGCTTTCGGCACCCGAGCCCTGGGCGAACCGGCCCGCGACGCCCTCCCGGAGCTGGCCGAACTGGGCCTCATGCCCCTCCTCGACCAGGTCCTGCGCAGCGGCAGGTCCCGCACGCTCAAGTCCCGCAAGGCGCTCGACGGCCGCTCCTACACGTTCACCTGCACCCCCGTCGGCGAGGATGGCGACGCGGGCGTGCTCGTCTTCGCCGCCGACGTCACCGACCACGCCGAGGCCGCCGAGCGCCTGCGCGCCAGCGAGCGCCGCCAGCGCGAGACCGCGGTGACCCTCCAGCGCTCCCTGCTCCCGCAGGAGCTGGAACAGCCGGACGACCTGCGCATCGCCGCCACCTACCAGCCCGGTGGCACGGAGGCCGCGGTCGGCGGCGACTGGTACGACGTCATCACCCTGGGCGGCGGCCGCACCGCACTCGTCATTGGCGACGTGATGGGCCGGGGCGTGCGCGCCGCGGCCGTGATGGGCCAGCTCCGTACGGCGGTCCGCGCGTACGCCCGCCTCGACCTGCCCCCGCACGAGGTGCTCCAGCTCCTCGACGGCCTCGCCACCGAGATCGACGCCAACCAGATCGCCACGTGCGTGTACGCCGTCCACGACCCCAACGAGGGCCGGCTGATGTACGCCTCCGCCGGCCACCTTCCGATCCTGGTCCGCGACGAGAGCGGTACGGTGCTGCGCGCCGACGAGCCGACCGGGCCGCCGCTCGGCACCGGCGACTGGATGCACGCCTCGGGCTCGGTCCCCCTCACCCCCGGCTCCACGGCGGTCCTCTACACGGACGGCCTGGTCGAGCGCAGGAACGAGGACCTGGACGAGGGAATCGCCTCCCTGGAGCGCGCCCTGGCCGGTGCGACCGGCACGCCTCAGGTGGTCTGCGACCGCCTGGTCCGCTCGGCCGGCGTCACCGCCGACCACGACGACGACGTGGCGGTCCTGGTCCTGCAGCACCCCGCCCACAAGGGCGCCGACGGCGAGCTCTTCCGCAACGCCGCCCTGGAGCTCCTCGGCGGCGTGGAAGCCGCCCCGCGCGCGCGGGCGTTCGCCTCCGGCGTGCTGACGAGCTGGCGCTTCCCCGTCGAACTCCACGACCTGGGCGTCCTGGCCGCCAGCGAACTGGTCGCCAACTCCCTCCAGCACGGCACCCCGCCCATGCGCCTCAGACTCCGCCGCACCGACCGCCGACTGATCATCGAGGTCACGGACGGAGACGAGCACCTGCCGCGCCGCCGCAGCGCGGAACCGGGGGACGAGGCGGGCCGGGGCATCGCCATCGTCGCGACGATCGCCTCCAGCTGGGGATCACGCAGAACCCCGGAGGGCGGCAAAGCGGTGTGGTGCGAGTTCGCCCTGCCCCGCACCACCTAG
- a CDS encoding NAD(P)/FAD-dependent oxidoreductase: MVKERARILVVGGGYVGMSTALRLQQRLKREIRRGEAQVTVVAHDARMTYRPLLAEAAAGSVSPRHVVVPLRRVLDRCRVVIGEVTAVDHARRTATLTTPATGEKSTGAPALAYDELVLAPDSGRRTPPVPGLAEHGIGLTTVEEAIGLRNHVIEQMDIASSTRDPELRDAALTFVFVGGGRTGIEALAALEDMARHAARSYHNIRPQDMTWILVEASGRALPEADADTSRRAVAELRGRNIQVVLDTRLESCADRVAVLSDGRRVPARTIVWTAGAGPHPLLAATGMPLDARGRLVCTSRLAVEGVDHVWAAGDAASVSGVTATGSGGETARQARLLGDNIAHALRGEPLETYAHRPADAVASLGLHKGVARLHGRGLTGYPAWFMHRVQHLSRVPTLHRKARVLAEWTLSGFFEREIVSLGSLEHPQPEFELAPGGKPPRGPSDNPKESF, from the coding sequence ATGGTGAAGGAACGTGCGCGCATTCTCGTTGTCGGCGGCGGCTACGTCGGGATGTCCACCGCCCTGCGCCTGCAACAGCGGCTGAAACGGGAGATCCGGCGAGGTGAGGCCCAGGTCACGGTGGTCGCCCACGACGCCCGGATGACGTACCGGCCGCTCCTTGCCGAAGCGGCCGCCGGCTCGGTCTCCCCCCGCCACGTCGTCGTCCCGCTGCGCCGCGTCCTGGACCGGTGCCGGGTCGTCATCGGCGAGGTCACCGCCGTCGACCACGCCCGGCGCACCGCCACCCTCACCACCCCCGCCACCGGCGAGAAGAGCACCGGCGCACCCGCCCTCGCCTACGACGAACTCGTCCTCGCCCCGGACTCCGGCCGGCGCACCCCGCCCGTCCCCGGTCTGGCCGAGCACGGCATCGGCCTCACGACCGTCGAGGAGGCCATCGGGCTGCGCAACCACGTCATCGAGCAGATGGACATCGCCTCCTCCACACGCGACCCCGAGCTCCGCGACGCGGCCCTCACCTTCGTCTTCGTCGGAGGCGGCCGCACCGGGATCGAGGCGCTCGCCGCGCTGGAGGACATGGCCCGGCACGCCGCCCGCTCGTACCACAACATCCGGCCCCAGGACATGACTTGGATCCTCGTGGAGGCCTCCGGCCGCGCCCTGCCGGAGGCCGACGCGGACACCAGCCGCCGCGCCGTCGCCGAGCTGCGCGGCCGCAACATCCAGGTCGTCCTCGACACGCGCCTGGAGTCGTGCGCCGACCGCGTCGCCGTACTGAGCGACGGCCGCCGCGTGCCGGCCCGCACGATCGTCTGGACCGCCGGCGCCGGACCCCACCCCCTCCTCGCCGCCACCGGAATGCCGCTCGACGCGCGCGGACGCCTCGTCTGCACCTCCCGGCTGGCCGTCGAGGGCGTCGACCACGTGTGGGCCGCGGGCGACGCCGCCTCCGTCTCCGGGGTCACCGCCACCGGCTCCGGCGGAGAGACCGCCCGTCAGGCCAGGCTGCTCGGCGACAACATCGCCCACGCCCTGCGCGGCGAACCGCTGGAGACGTACGCGCACCGGCCGGCCGACGCGGTCGCCTCGCTCGGGCTGCACAAGGGCGTCGCGCGGCTCCACGGGCGCGGACTGACGGGCTACCCTGCCTGGTTCATGCACCGCGTCCAGCACCTCAGCAGGGTGCCCACCCTCCACCGCAAGGCCCGCGTGCTCGCCGAATGGACCCTGTCCGGCTTCTTCGAACGGGAGATCGTCTCCCTCGGGTCCCTCGAACATCCGCAGCCCGAGTTCGAACTCGCGCCCGGGGGAAAGCCTCCCCGCGGCCCCTCGGACAACCCGAAGGAGTCGTTCTGA